The Gemmatimonadaceae bacterium genome has a window encoding:
- the nrfD gene encoding NrfD/PsrC family molybdoenzyme membrane anchor subunit, which translates to MNVLSKFGSFVTGTARMAFVGGNRYYYAWLGVLALCIVQAVFAFSHQFQNGLIVTNMRDSVSWGYYIGNFTFLVGVAAAAVLLVVPAYVYDWKPIKEVALFGELLAVCSIVMCLLFVLVDMGRPDRFWHIVPFLGRMNLPGAIMAWDAVVLNIYLAVNLVVASYLVYCGYHGIHYNKKFVWPLVIFSIPMAISIHTVTAFLYNGMASRPYWNSAILAPRFIASAFCSGPALLLILFQILRKVSAFEIKDEAIHKVAELMAYAMGFNLFLFGAEVFKEYYSNTHHLVHYEYLFAGLHGEPSPIALYAWMSLAFAVISFFLFLIPRTRRNIVTMNIGCVLIYASVYIEKGIALIIPGFTPDQLGQVYEYVPSATELRVAAGVFGIGFLLFTLMVKVSVAILFERPRAEGAH; encoded by the coding sequence ATGAATGTCCTCAGCAAGTTCGGCAGCTTCGTCACCGGCACCGCGCGCATGGCCTTCGTGGGCGGCAACCGGTACTACTACGCCTGGCTCGGAGTGCTGGCGCTCTGCATCGTGCAGGCGGTGTTCGCCTTCTCCCACCAGTTCCAGAACGGCCTCATCGTCACCAACATGCGGGACTCGGTGTCGTGGGGCTATTACATCGGCAACTTCACCTTCCTCGTCGGCGTGGCGGCTGCGGCGGTGCTGCTCGTCGTCCCCGCCTACGTCTACGACTGGAAGCCGATCAAGGAAGTGGCGCTCTTCGGCGAACTCCTGGCCGTCTGCTCGATCGTGATGTGCCTGCTGTTCGTGCTGGTCGACATGGGGCGGCCCGACCGCTTCTGGCACATCGTCCCGTTCCTCGGGCGCATGAACCTGCCCGGTGCCATCATGGCGTGGGACGCGGTGGTGCTCAACATCTACCTCGCCGTGAACCTGGTCGTGGCGAGCTACCTGGTGTACTGCGGCTACCACGGGATCCACTACAACAAGAAGTTCGTCTGGCCGCTGGTCATCTTCTCGATCCCGATGGCGATCAGCATCCACACAGTGACGGCCTTCCTCTACAACGGCATGGCGAGCCGCCCATACTGGAACAGCGCCATCCTCGCGCCGCGCTTCATCGCCTCCGCCTTCTGCTCGGGGCCGGCGCTGCTGCTGATCCTCTTCCAGATCCTGCGCAAGGTGTCGGCGTTCGAGATCAAGGACGAGGCCATCCACAAGGTGGCCGAGCTGATGGCCTACGCCATGGGCTTCAACCTGTTCCTGTTTGGCGCCGAGGTGTTCAAGGAGTACTACTCCAACACGCACCACCTGGTGCACTACGAATACCTCTTTGCCGGACTGCACGGCGAGCCATCGCCGATAGCGCTGTACGCATGGATGTCGCTGGCGTTCGCCGTCATTTCGTTCTTCCTCTTCCTGATTCCAAGGACGCGCCGGAACATCGTGACGATGAACATCGGCTGCGTGCTCATCTACGCGTCGGTCTACATCGAGAAGGGCATCGCCCTCATCATTCCGGGCTTCACGCCGGACCAGCTGGGGCAGGTCTACGAGTACGTGCCGAGCGCGACGGAACTGCGCGTGGCGGCGGGCGTGTTCGGCATCGGCTTCCTGCTCTTCACGCTGATGGTGAAGGTGAGCGTGGCGATTCTCTTTGAGCGGCCGCGGGCGGAGGGGGCGCACTAG
- a CDS encoding acyl-CoA dehydrogenase family protein: MSDSLLGSPALRPRTGDLYNIDAALTEEERAIRDSVRAFVDAKVMPIIGQCYIDGRFPTELIPEMGALGYFGANLPEEYGCAGLSNVAYGIINQELERGDSGIRSFSSVQGALVMYPIFTFGSEEQKRHWLPKMATGEAIGCFGLTEPDYGSNPAGMITRAREQKDGTWVLNGAKMWITNGSLSHVGVVWAKTEDNDAEGTSVRGFLVPTGSKGYTIKETKGKLSLRASMTSELVLDDVHLPADAILPKSGGLKSPLMCLTQARYGIAWGAMGAALACYEEALSYSKTRVMFDRPIGGFQIQQVRLADMLTEIVKGQLLALHLGRMKDAGTFTPQQVSLAKRNNVNVATDIAREARRLLGANGILAEYHSMRHMANLESVYTYEGTHDVHSLVIGMAETGLNAFK, translated from the coding sequence ATGTCTGATTCGCTGCTGGGTTCGCCCGCGCTGAGGCCGCGCACGGGCGATCTCTACAACATCGACGCGGCGCTCACCGAAGAAGAGCGCGCCATCCGCGACTCGGTGCGCGCCTTCGTCGACGCGAAGGTGATGCCGATCATCGGCCAGTGCTACATCGACGGCCGGTTCCCCACGGAGCTGATTCCCGAGATGGGCGCGCTGGGCTACTTCGGCGCGAACCTTCCGGAGGAGTACGGCTGCGCCGGGCTCAGCAACGTCGCCTACGGCATCATCAACCAGGAACTCGAACGCGGCGACTCGGGCATCCGGTCGTTCTCGTCGGTGCAGGGCGCGCTGGTGATGTATCCGATCTTCACCTTCGGCAGCGAGGAGCAGAAGCGCCACTGGCTGCCGAAAATGGCGACCGGCGAGGCCATCGGCTGCTTCGGCCTCACCGAGCCCGATTACGGCTCGAACCCCGCCGGCATGATCACCCGCGCGCGAGAGCAGAAGGACGGCACGTGGGTGCTGAACGGCGCGAAGATGTGGATCACGAACGGCTCGCTGTCGCACGTCGGCGTGGTCTGGGCCAAGACGGAGGACAACGACGCCGAGGGCACGAGCGTCCGCGGCTTCCTGGTGCCGACGGGCAGCAAGGGCTACACGATCAAGGAAACCAAGGGGAAGCTGTCGCTGCGCGCCTCGATGACGAGCGAACTCGTCCTCGACGACGTGCATCTCCCGGCCGACGCCATCCTGCCGAAATCGGGCGGGCTCAAGAGCCCGCTGATGTGCCTCACGCAGGCGCGGTACGGCATCGCGTGGGGCGCCATGGGGGCGGCGCTGGCGTGCTACGAGGAGGCGCTCAGCTACTCGAAGACGCGCGTGATGTTCGACCGCCCGATCGGCGGGTTCCAGATCCAGCAGGTGCGCCTGGCCGACATGCTCACCGAGATCGTGAAGGGGCAGCTCCTGGCGCTCCACCTGGGACGCATGAAGGACGCCGGCACCTTCACGCCGCAGCAAGTCAGTCTCGCCAAGCGCAACAACGTCAACGTCGCCACCGACATCGCCCGCGAGGCGCGCCGTCTCCTCGGCGCCAACGGCATCCTCGCCGAGTACCACTCGATGCGCCACATGGCCAACCTCGAGAGCGTGTACACGTACGAGGGGACGCACGACGTGCACTCGCTGGTCATCGGGATGGCGGAGACGGGGTTGAACGCCTTCAAATAG
- a CDS encoding sterol desaturase family protein, protein MGIILYSIPFFFLLIGMELAYAVWSGKHLLRLNDSIADLSCGILSQISGVFTKLFSVGIFIWIGERWTLQGWFGVPAWPAALPFFRVDTFPWFGVRGPEFASWALAFVLVDLAYYFSHRYAHEINLLWAGHVVHHSSEEYNLAVALRQSSLHGLMSWVFYAPLAVLGMPWQLFVACNALNLVYQFWIHTRAVGKLGRVAEYVLNTPSHHRVHHGVNPKYQDRNYAGVFITWDRLFGTFVAEEEEPVYGLTRALRSWNPLWANVHVFWEIVKAVGSAESSQERWMYVFGPPGWRPDRLGGRVRPHEVRVETFERYDPKIPGSLAAYGLFHFTCAVLATVLLLAGATRLPVTQLAAGGFYVAISLTAIGGIFEAERWAAPLETSRLVVLGAATAVLWRMQVVPGWFAGLTAVAVVGSLAWFIPRRGFLTENTPAPVMQ, encoded by the coding sequence GTGGGCATCATCCTCTACTCCATTCCCTTCTTTTTCCTGTTGATCGGGATGGAGCTTGCCTACGCGGTCTGGTCGGGAAAGCATCTCCTGCGGCTGAATGACTCGATCGCCGACCTCTCGTGCGGCATCCTCTCGCAAATCAGCGGCGTCTTCACCAAGCTCTTCTCGGTCGGGATCTTCATCTGGATCGGTGAGCGATGGACGCTGCAGGGATGGTTCGGCGTCCCAGCCTGGCCCGCGGCGCTCCCGTTCTTCCGCGTCGACACCTTTCCGTGGTTTGGCGTTCGCGGTCCCGAATTCGCCAGCTGGGCGCTGGCGTTCGTGCTCGTGGACCTCGCGTACTACTTCAGCCACCGCTACGCCCACGAAATCAACCTGCTCTGGGCCGGGCACGTGGTGCACCACTCGAGCGAGGAGTACAATCTGGCCGTGGCGCTGCGCCAGAGTTCGCTGCACGGCCTGATGTCGTGGGTCTTCTATGCGCCGCTGGCCGTGCTCGGCATGCCGTGGCAGCTCTTCGTGGCGTGCAACGCGCTGAATCTCGTCTATCAGTTCTGGATTCACACGCGCGCCGTGGGCAAGCTGGGGCGCGTGGCGGAGTATGTCCTCAACACGCCGTCCCACCACCGCGTGCACCATGGCGTGAACCCGAAGTACCAGGACAGGAACTACGCCGGGGTCTTCATCACGTGGGACCGCCTGTTCGGCACATTCGTCGCCGAGGAGGAAGAGCCCGTGTACGGCCTTACGCGCGCGCTGCGCAGCTGGAACCCGCTGTGGGCGAACGTGCACGTCTTCTGGGAGATCGTGAAGGCGGTCGGGTCGGCGGAGTCCTCGCAGGAGCGGTGGATGTATGTCTTCGGGCCGCCGGGATGGCGCCCTGACCGGCTCGGCGGACGCGTCCGGCCGCACGAGGTCCGCGTCGAGACGTTCGAGCGTTACGACCCCAAGATCCCGGGCTCGCTCGCGGCGTATGGCCTGTTCCATTTCACCTGCGCGGTGCTGGCGACAGTGCTTCTGCTGGCCGGCGCAACGCGCCTGCCGGTGACACAGCTGGCGGCCGGCGGATTCTATGTTGCCATATCGCTGACGGCGATTGGCGGGATCTTCGAGGCGGAACGATGGGCGGCGCCGCTCGAGACGTCACGCCTTGTCGTGCTGGGCGCCGCCACCGCGGTGCTCTGGCGCATGCAGGTGGTGCCTGGGTGGTTTGCCGGGCTGACTGCGGTGGCGGTCGTCGGATCGCTGGCCTGGTTCATTCCGCGTCGCGGCTTCCTGACGGAAAACACGCCGGCGCCGGTGATGCAGTAG
- a CDS encoding M28 family peptidase, with protein sequence MHHIRVLADDSLLGRAPGTLGEEKTAAYVEAQFSGMGLKPGNPDGTYFQKVPMVGITVTNSPTMTFAKGGATASLKWRDDFVAWTKHVNETAALRNSELVFVGYGVEAPEFGWDDFKGVDLKGKTMVVLVNDPPVADTAIFGGPRMTYYGRWTYKYEQGLKHKAAGVLIVHETKEAGYPFAVVQGKTAEQFDLVTPDKNMARSDVEGWITLDQAKALFKMAGQDFDSLKAKAATKEFAPVPLGVRASVTLKNKLRTIESRNLVAKLEGSDSTLKNEYIVYNAHWDYFGVGAKVNGDSIYNGASDNATGVAGLLCIAKAFSLLPAPKRSILFLSVTAEEQGLLGSQYYATNPLYPINKTVAIINMDGLNTWGLTSDIVVMGYGASDLDDYARAAAEEQHGRVLRPDAEPEKGYYYRSDHFNFAKVGVPAFYPGAGVTFVGKDSTYGMQKRAEYVANHYHKPSDDIKPSWDLSGAAQDAQLYYRMGYRVAIAPTWPQWKPGNEFRAIREASLKK encoded by the coding sequence ATGCATCACATCCGCGTGCTGGCCGATGACTCGCTGCTCGGGCGCGCCCCGGGGACGCTGGGCGAGGAGAAGACGGCCGCGTACGTGGAAGCGCAATTCTCCGGGATGGGACTGAAGCCGGGCAATCCCGACGGCACGTACTTCCAGAAGGTGCCGATGGTCGGCATCACGGTGACGAACAGCCCGACGATGACCTTCGCCAAGGGCGGCGCCACCGCGTCGCTGAAGTGGCGCGACGACTTTGTCGCGTGGACCAAGCACGTGAACGAGACAGCCGCGCTGCGCAACTCGGAGCTCGTCTTTGTCGGGTACGGCGTCGAGGCGCCGGAATTCGGCTGGGACGATTTCAAGGGCGTGGACCTGAAGGGGAAGACGATGGTCGTCCTCGTCAACGATCCGCCGGTTGCGGACACGGCGATCTTCGGCGGGCCGCGGATGACGTATTACGGCCGCTGGACCTACAAGTATGAGCAGGGGCTGAAGCACAAGGCGGCGGGCGTGCTCATCGTCCACGAGACGAAGGAAGCCGGCTACCCCTTCGCCGTGGTGCAGGGGAAGACCGCCGAGCAGTTCGACCTCGTGACGCCGGACAAGAACATGGCCCGCAGTGACGTCGAGGGGTGGATCACCCTCGACCAGGCCAAGGCGCTGTTCAAGATGGCGGGGCAGGATTTCGACTCGCTCAAGGCGAAGGCGGCCACCAAGGAGTTCGCACCCGTTCCGCTGGGCGTCCGCGCCAGTGTCACCCTGAAGAACAAGCTGCGGACGATCGAGTCCCGGAACCTCGTGGCGAAGCTCGAAGGGAGCGACTCGACGCTCAAGAACGAGTACATCGTCTACAATGCCCATTGGGACTACTTCGGCGTCGGCGCCAAGGTGAACGGCGACTCGATTTACAACGGCGCGTCGGACAACGCCACGGGTGTGGCCGGGCTGCTGTGCATCGCCAAGGCGTTCTCGCTCCTGCCGGCGCCCAAGCGCTCCATCCTCTTCCTCTCCGTCACCGCGGAAGAGCAGGGACTGCTCGGCTCGCAGTACTACGCGACCAACCCGCTGTATCCGATCAACAAGACCGTCGCGATCATCAACATGGACGGTCTCAACACGTGGGGCCTCACGTCCGACATCGTCGTGATGGGCTACGGCGCGTCGGACCTGGACGACTACGCGCGCGCGGCGGCCGAGGAACAGCATGGCCGGGTGCTGCGCCCTGATGCCGAGCCGGAGAAGGGGTACTACTACCGCTCCGACCACTTCAACTTCGCCAAGGTCGGCGTCCCCGCCTTCTATCCGGGCGCAGGCGTGACGTTCGTCGGCAAGGATTCGACGTATGGCATGCAGAAGCGCGCCGAGTACGTGGCCAACCACTACCACAAGCCGTCGGACGACATCAAACCCAGCTGGGACCTGTCGGGTGCGGCGCAGGACGCGCAGCTCTACTATCGGATGGGCTATCGGGTGGCGATCGCGCCCACCTGGCCGCAGTGGAAGCCGGGGAACGAGTTCCGGGCGATCCGCGAGGCAAGCCTGAAGAAGTAG
- a CDS encoding SDR family oxidoreductase yields MPLALVTGASAGIGRTFASALARRGYDLILVARSTPRIEALGRELSAQYGIRCEAWTADLATDAGREDVAARTAALPRLDLLVNNAGFATTGKLHKIPIEPQMNMLRLHMLAPMRLCAAALPRMIEHGAGGIINVSSIAGFLFGPGNVNYSASKAYVTSFSLGLDTEVRGAGVRVQALCPGFTHTEIHAEMPHVKQQIPGWMWGRAEHVVETSLRQLERGGSVICVPGLLNKVMWRVLTMIPRGLRGRLAVRRKRA; encoded by the coding sequence ATGCCCCTCGCTCTCGTCACCGGCGCTTCCGCTGGCATTGGCCGCACCTTCGCCTCGGCACTCGCCCGGCGCGGCTATGACTTGATCCTGGTCGCCCGGTCCACGCCGCGCATCGAGGCGTTGGGACGGGAGCTCTCGGCACAGTACGGAATTCGCTGCGAGGCGTGGACCGCCGACCTCGCGACCGACGCGGGGCGGGAGGACGTCGCGGCGCGCACCGCCGCCCTCCCCCGCCTCGACCTCCTCGTCAACAACGCGGGCTTCGCCACCACCGGCAAGCTGCACAAGATCCCGATCGAGCCGCAGATGAACATGCTGCGCCTCCACATGCTGGCTCCGATGCGCCTGTGCGCCGCGGCGCTGCCGCGGATGATCGAGCATGGCGCCGGCGGCATCATCAATGTCAGCTCCATCGCCGGCTTTCTCTTCGGCCCCGGCAACGTCAACTACTCGGCCAGCAAGGCCTATGTGACGTCGTTCTCGCTCGGACTCGACACCGAAGTGCGTGGCGCTGGCGTCCGTGTCCAGGCGCTCTGCCCCGGCTTTACCCACACGGAAATCCACGCGGAGATGCCGCACGTCAAGCAGCAGATCCCGGGCTGGATGTGGGGCCGGGCGGAGCACGTCGTGGAGACGTCGCTCAGGCAGCTGGAACGCGGGGGCAGCGTGATCTGTGTGCCGGGCCTGCTCAACAAGGTGATGTGGCGGGTGCTGACGATGATCCCGCGAGGACTGCGCGGCAGGCTGGCGGTGCGGCGGAAGCGAGCGTAG
- a CDS encoding electron transfer flavoprotein subunit beta/FixA family protein gives MKLAVCIKRVPDMEGRFKIASSGTGIDEAGLKFDMSDFDGYAAEVAIQITEKLGAGEVTVISLGPDVVQETLRKALSMGAHRAVQLKHDAPVSDGLAIATALAAELKDGGYDLILCGRMAVDTQNRSTGVFLAELLGLPVITAISQLNVEGGAVKARRELEGAYELIECPLPAVVTIDEGIARARYPSLKGIMAAKKKPLEVRPAQLGPVTYQLEKMELPAERAAGRIIGEGKDAVPELVRLLKEEAKVL, from the coding sequence GTGAAATTGGCCGTGTGCATCAAGCGCGTTCCCGACATGGAAGGGCGCTTCAAGATCGCGTCGTCCGGTACCGGCATTGACGAGGCGGGTCTCAAGTTCGACATGTCCGACTTCGACGGCTATGCCGCCGAAGTCGCCATCCAGATCACCGAGAAGCTCGGCGCTGGCGAGGTGACGGTCATCTCACTCGGACCCGATGTCGTTCAGGAGACGTTGCGCAAGGCGCTCTCGATGGGTGCGCACCGGGCGGTGCAGCTCAAGCACGACGCGCCGGTCAGCGACGGCCTCGCCATCGCCACGGCGCTCGCCGCCGAGCTCAAGGACGGCGGCTACGACCTGATCCTCTGCGGCCGCATGGCCGTGGACACGCAGAACCGGTCCACCGGCGTCTTCCTCGCCGAGCTGCTGGGACTGCCGGTCATCACCGCCATCTCCCAGCTGAACGTCGAAGGGGGCGCGGTCAAGGCGCGACGCGAACTGGAGGGGGCCTACGAGCTGATCGAGTGCCCGCTGCCGGCGGTCGTCACAATAGACGAAGGGATCGCCCGCGCGCGCTATCCCTCGCTGAAGGGGATCATGGCGGCCAAGAAAAAGCCGCTCGAGGTCAGGCCGGCGCAGTTGGGACCGGTCACCTACCAGTTGGAGAAGATGGAACTCCCGGCCGAGCGGGCCGCGGGACGCATCATCGGCGAGGGGAAGGACGCGGTCCCCGAACTCGTCCGTCTCCTCAAGGAAGAGGCGAAGGTGCTCTAA
- a CDS encoding electron transfer flavoprotein subunit alpha/FixB family protein: protein MANILAFSETRLGELRRAGLETVTAARQVADATGGQVHAVLVGAPGVAQHAAKLAAHGADVVLVMEHDAFANYNPEAIAATLAARLGDGYRAAFFAASAIGHDLVARVAAKLKLAYASDVTEFTFSADTVAVAHPGYTNKIVQRFVLKATPALISLRAGAVLPVESAKAGAVETLAPAVDPTAVRVKVTLTEKAAGGKIDLGEAPVIIAGGRGLKEAANFKLVEDLAAAFGNAAVGATRAVTDDGWRPHSDQIGQTGRLVSPDLYVACGISGAIQHLAGMRTSKTIVAINKDKEAPIFKAADYGIVGDVMDVLPVLTAAVKAAKAGA, encoded by the coding sequence ATGGCGAACATTCTCGCATTCTCCGAAACACGCCTCGGCGAGCTGCGCCGCGCCGGGCTCGAGACCGTCACCGCGGCGCGCCAGGTGGCCGATGCCACGGGCGGTCAGGTGCACGCCGTGCTGGTGGGCGCTCCCGGCGTCGCGCAGCACGCCGCGAAGCTGGCGGCGCACGGCGCCGACGTGGTGCTGGTGATGGAGCACGACGCGTTCGCCAACTACAACCCCGAAGCCATCGCGGCGACGCTTGCCGCACGCCTGGGCGACGGCTATCGCGCCGCGTTCTTCGCGGCGAGCGCCATCGGGCACGATCTCGTGGCGCGCGTCGCCGCGAAGCTGAAGCTCGCGTATGCCTCCGACGTCACCGAGTTCACCTTCTCGGCCGACACCGTGGCCGTGGCCCATCCGGGCTACACCAACAAGATCGTGCAGCGCTTCGTGCTGAAGGCCACGCCGGCGCTCATCTCGCTGCGTGCCGGGGCCGTGCTCCCCGTCGAGAGCGCCAAGGCGGGCGCGGTCGAGACGCTGGCGCCGGCCGTCGACCCGACGGCGGTGCGCGTGAAGGTGACGCTCACCGAGAAGGCGGCGGGCGGCAAGATCGACCTCGGCGAGGCGCCGGTGATCATCGCCGGCGGTCGCGGCCTCAAGGAAGCGGCGAACTTCAAGCTGGTTGAAGATCTGGCAGCGGCGTTTGGCAATGCGGCGGTCGGCGCGACGCGCGCGGTCACCGACGACGGCTGGCGGCCCCACTCGGACCAGATTGGCCAGACGGGGCGGCTCGTGAGCCCCGATCTCTACGTGGCCTGCGGCATCTCCGGCGCCATCCAGCACCTGGCCGGCATGCGCACCTCGAAGACGATCGTCGCGATCAACAAGGACAAGGAAGCGCCGATCTTCAAGGCCGCCGACTACGGCATCGTGGGCGACGTGATGGACGTGCTCCCGGTGCTCACCGCGGCGGTCAAGGCGGCGAAGGCCGGGGCGTAA
- a CDS encoding TonB-dependent receptor: MAFHVRRVASLAATVAVVLVATASLLGAQAQATTGIIRGVVSDAAGAPISGATVTLRHQQTNFTRVLQTSSRGVYVGTLLPLGPYEVTVRAIGHAPVARNNVAVRVGQVAEQVFKLERQTVELAAVVIGATATPVDVAKTESSARLNDAVVQGLPNNGRNFLVFTLLTPGVAVAQGPDGDVLSVAGQKGISNNVSVDGADYNNPFFGEQRGGQRPAFTFNLDAVQEMVVTSQGANAEFGRSAGGFVNVVTKSGTNELKGTAHYFGKSSALSGQLKGNGVTLDPDFRQHQFGFTVGGPLKKDKLFYFVAYDQQAYSDTKQQNRPASAEFTKLRNFLATQWGGALKDDFRAIDRTNDAQVFLAKLDWTVNPRNLLSMKYNYTNSKQVNGTFDVDTWGASANAIENASSNAFSGQLSTQISDNVSNEFRFQFAREDRPRDYDAPTLPNGRDFPDIAMDFGNAFRIGRPFFIPVEYYDTRIQLLNNVTWARGKHLFKAGGEINAVSSNQTFIGFANGRFIFSSVDGFINYAKFGNGYVECTGGITSTSGSCPAGASITGPVLLYLQQAGVGGRTVEQSGTQKIPQTDMSLFIQDTWKPTDRLTINYGLRWEGEKQPDVLTDPSKVFFAGFIGKTVTNSKGTFTFPSDGTIPSDYGMIQPRLGLAWDRNGDGTEVVRASAGIYHARVAALNFAAVRNNNGSIGQTMFRNSALTGILGAPPAIENLLPAPGANQAPWQPGVFVVDKNFRNPRTFSTSLAYERVLGTSGLTGSASYTFAKSDRLTRFVNRNDAVFGNPWSTGLAGGNGIGDLTTVESTAESKYSGLTFGLARRQARNWVFDANYTISWDRSNDDNERDPFTFRYARADRLDDEWGYSDRDQRHRFNAFVLTNLGHSFSMNNRFTYTSASPMSAKCGTNNRPTGERAGSAADRICPNGTILERNTLRRRNEYASWDLRLARPVKVGTGNSAEFIFEVFNVLGRNNYKDPAFGSLLFNFDGTIRSGLGDPRQMQLGVRYSF, translated from the coding sequence ATGGCATTTCACGTCCGTCGCGTTGCCAGCTTGGCTGCTACGGTCGCCGTGGTGCTTGTTGCCACGGCGTCGCTGCTTGGAGCGCAGGCCCAGGCCACCACCGGCATCATCCGCGGCGTCGTCAGCGACGCCGCTGGGGCGCCCATCAGCGGCGCCACCGTCACACTGCGCCATCAGCAGACGAACTTCACGCGCGTGCTCCAGACATCCAGCAGGGGCGTCTACGTTGGCACCCTGCTGCCGCTCGGGCCGTACGAAGTGACCGTGCGGGCCATCGGCCATGCGCCCGTGGCGCGCAATAACGTCGCCGTGCGCGTCGGACAGGTGGCCGAACAGGTCTTCAAGCTCGAACGCCAGACCGTGGAGCTGGCGGCGGTCGTGATTGGAGCGACCGCCACGCCGGTGGACGTCGCCAAGACCGAATCCTCGGCGCGGCTGAACGACGCGGTGGTGCAGGGACTCCCGAACAACGGGCGCAACTTCCTGGTGTTCACCCTGCTCACCCCGGGCGTCGCCGTGGCGCAGGGACCAGACGGCGACGTGCTCTCCGTGGCCGGTCAGAAGGGCATCTCGAACAACGTCTCCGTGGACGGCGCCGACTACAACAACCCGTTCTTCGGTGAGCAACGCGGCGGCCAGCGTCCCGCGTTCACGTTCAACCTCGACGCGGTCCAGGAGATGGTGGTCACGAGCCAGGGCGCCAATGCCGAGTTCGGCCGTTCGGCGGGCGGTTTTGTGAACGTGGTCACCAAGAGCGGCACCAACGAGCTCAAGGGCACCGCGCACTATTTCGGCAAGAGCTCGGCGCTGTCCGGCCAGCTCAAGGGGAACGGGGTGACGCTCGATCCCGACTTTCGTCAGCACCAGTTCGGGTTTACCGTCGGCGGCCCGCTGAAGAAGGACAAGCTGTTCTACTTCGTCGCCTACGACCAGCAGGCGTATTCGGACACGAAGCAACAGAACCGGCCCGCAAGCGCGGAGTTCACCAAATTGCGGAACTTCCTGGCGACGCAGTGGGGCGGCGCCCTCAAGGACGACTTCCGCGCGATCGATCGCACCAATGACGCGCAGGTGTTCCTGGCGAAGCTCGACTGGACGGTGAACCCCCGGAACCTGCTTTCCATGAAGTACAACTACACCAATTCCAAGCAGGTGAACGGCACGTTCGACGTCGATACGTGGGGCGCGAGCGCCAATGCCATCGAGAACGCGTCTTCCAACGCCTTCAGCGGGCAGCTCTCCACGCAGATTTCGGACAACGTCTCGAATGAATTCCGCTTCCAGTTCGCCCGGGAGGACCGCCCGCGCGACTATGACGCGCCCACCCTCCCCAACGGCCGAGACTTCCCGGACATCGCGATGGATTTCGGCAATGCGTTCCGCATCGGCCGCCCCTTCTTCATTCCGGTGGAGTACTACGACACGCGCATCCAGCTCCTCAACAACGTCACCTGGGCGCGAGGCAAGCATCTGTTCAAGGCCGGCGGCGAGATCAACGCCGTGAGTTCCAACCAGACCTTCATCGGCTTCGCGAACGGCCGCTTCATCTTCAGCAGCGTGGACGGTTTCATCAACTACGCCAAGTTCGGCAACGGCTACGTGGAGTGCACCGGCGGCATCACGAGCACTTCCGGTTCGTGCCCGGCTGGCGCGAGCATTACCGGTCCGGTGCTGCTGTACCTGCAGCAGGCGGGCGTGGGCGGGCGCACGGTGGAACAGTCGGGCACGCAGAAGATCCCGCAGACCGACATGTCGCTCTTCATCCAGGATACCTGGAAGCCCACGGATCGCCTGACCATCAACTACGGCCTGCGCTGGGAGGGAGAGAAGCAACCCGACGTGCTGACTGACCCGAGCAAGGTCTTCTTCGCCGGTTTCATCGGCAAGACGGTCACCAACTCCAAGGGGACTTTCACGTTCCCGTCGGATGGCACGATCCCGTCGGACTACGGAATGATCCAGCCGCGCCTCGGCCTCGCCTGGGACCGCAACGGCGACGGTACGGAAGTGGTACGCGCCTCGGCGGGTATTTACCACGCACGCGTGGCCGCGTTGAACTTCGCCGCGGTCCGCAACAACAACGGCTCCATTGGCCAGACGATGTTCCGAAACTCGGCACTGACCGGCATCCTCGGCGCACCGCCGGCCATCGAGAACCTGCTCCCCGCCCCCGGCGCCAATCAGGCGCCATGGCAGCCGGGCGTCTTCGTCGTTGACAAGAACTTCCGCAACCCGCGTACCTTCAGCACGTCGCTGGCGTACGAGCGCGTACTCGGCACCTCCGGGCTCACCGGGTCGGCCTCGTATACCTTCGCGAAGTCCGACCGCCTGACCCGCTTCGTGAATCGCAACGACGCGGTGTTCGGCAATCCGTGGTCCACGGGGCTGGCCGGCGGCAACGGCATTGGCGACCTGACGACCGTTGAGAGCACCGCCGAGAGCAAGTACAGCGGCCTGACCTTCGGCTTGGCCCGGCGGCAGGCCAGAAACTGGGTGTTCGACGCCAACTACACGATCTCGTGGGACCGGTCGAACGACGACAATGAGCGTGACCCGTTCACGTTCCGGTACGCGCGGGCCGACCGGCTCGATGACGAGTGGGGATACAGCGATCGCGACCAGCGGCACCGCTTCAACGCGTTCGTGCTCACGAACCTCGGCCACAGCTTCTCGATGAATAACCGCTTCACCTACACATCGGCATCCCCGATGTCGGCGAAGTGCGGCACCAACAACCGGCCGACGGGCGAGCGGGCGGGCAGCGCGGCCGACCGCATCTGCCCGAACGGCACGATCCTCGAGCGCAACACGCTGCGGCGCCGGAATGAGTACGCGAGTTGGGATCTCCGGCTCGCGCGTCCGGTCAAGGTGGGCACGGGGAACTCCGCGGAGTTCATCTTCGAGGTCTTCAACGTGCTCGGCCGCAACAACTACAAGGATCCCGCGTTCGGTTCACTTCTGTTCAACTTCGACGGCACGATCCGCAGCGGCCTTGGCGATCCGCGGCAGATGCAGCTTGGTGTGCGCTACTCGTTCTGA